The Labilibaculum sp. sequence ACGATAAACATAGTCGCTTGTATTGTCAGCAGCCGGTCTGCTGGCATTGGTGTGAGTAGGAGTCCATCTGTTATCATACATGAACTTTGGTTTGTTAGAGAAAGGTCTGTCGGAACGGAACCAACCCATAAATACATCATTTCCTTCAGATCCTTGTATGAAAAGGTTAAAGTCAAATCCTTTGTACTGAGCATTAAAAGTAGCACCATACAAAAAGTCTGCATGTGGATCGCCAATGTAAGTCTGATCGGCAGCAGAAATTTCACCATCCTTGTTTACATCAACTACAATAGGGGCTCCGGTAGTTTTATCGATACCATTGGTTTTGTATCCTTTGAAATACCAGATTGGGTACCCTTTTTCAAACCAGGTTAAATCATGACCTCTAAGATTATCCCCGACTATTGGAGATCCTGCTTGTTTGGTCACTTCGTTATCTTGTGTTGATAGATTTAAATTAACGCTGTACTTAAATTCATTATCGTTATTTCGATATCCTAATTCGAAATCAAATCCTTTATTGGTAACAGTTCCTGCATTTGCAAAAGGAAATTCGTTCCCGACAGATAATGGTCCTTGCTTAACAAAAATCAAATCTTTTGTTTTCTTGTTGTAGTAGTCCATTGTAAAGGAAAGTTTTCCATTCAAAGATCTCAAATCCAAACCAAGATCAAGTTGTTCTGTGGTCTCCCACTTTAAATTCGGGTTGGTTAATTTGTCGATTTCTGCACCGGGTTGGTAAACGTCATCAGTACCAGGGTATTGTATTCCTGAGAATACCCAGAATTCACGATCTTCATTTCCTGGAAGATTTGATCGACTACCGTTTTGTCCCCAACTGCCTCTTAATTTCAAGTAATCAATACCTTTGATGTCAAAGAAATCTTCTTCAGATACAATCCATCCTACTGACGCTGCAGAGAAAACAGCAGATTTATCAGTCGTAGGAAATGCATCAGCCGCATCACGGCGAAGTGATAATTCCATCATATATCTGTTGAGATAATTGTAAGATAAACGACCGAAATATGACGTCATTGTATGGTTTACGTATCCACCACCTGTTCTGTCAAATTCATTAGATGTTGTATGCTCCTGATAGGCATACTGGTCACCTTCAGCAATTAGTGGTCCGGAGTGCATTGTATAATTGGGCTCTTGATTCTCTTCAGCAGAATAACCGGCTAAAAGAGTAAAGTCGTGATCACCTACTTTTTTATTATAGGTTGCGAAGTTCTCCCACAACCAGGTGTACCACTTGTTAATTTCATCATCAACCGAAGTTGCTGAGTTTTGGCTTTCACTGGAGAAATAATAAGTTGGTGCCCATGAGTGTTGTGTTTGATAAGTTAAATCGATTCCAACGCGAGTTGTGAAGGATAAACCTTTAATTGGTTTAACTGTTGCATAGGCCATTCCCAGAACTTTATCCTGAGTAATGGTGTTGTGATAAGTTTGCAACATTGCAAGAGGGTTGGCTGTCTCGCCTGTTACATATTGAGCCAGTCCATAATAACGTCCTTTATTGTTTTTTAGAATGGTATTGCCACCATCTAATAAAGCCTGAACGTTAGCAGGTGTTCCATCGTAGGTGATCGGAGTAAGAGGATCAATCAAAAGCGCATTGTTTACAACACTTCTGTACTCGTCGTCTTCTCCAATATATTTCTGTTTTGAGTGCGAAAAACTAAAGTTGTTTCCAACTTCCAGCCATTCTTTAAGATTACTTTTGGCATTTACCCGAGCGGTAATACGTTCATATTTTGCTTTGTCATCACCTACAATACCGTTTTGTGAGAAGTAAGAACCAGACATCATGTAGGTTGACTTTTCGGTTCCTCCGGTGTAGCTTAGGTGGTGTTTTTGCATTGGTGCAACTTCGAAAACTTCATCCAGCCAGTCTGTATCAGTTCCGTTAAGAGTAACAGCTCCAGCACCTGATTCCTGCATCCATTGTTGATACTCGCTGGCATTCATCAATTCCAAATCACTTCTTGAACTTTGAAGACCGTATTGAAAATCATAAGAGATTTTAGCTTCTCCTATTTTTCCGGATTTGGTTGTAATGATGATAACACCATTAGCACCTTCGGTACCATAGATGGCTGCAGAGGCAGCATCTTTCAAAACATCAAATGATTCAATATCACCTGGGTCAATGTTATTGATGTCTCCGGTTTTCATACCATCTACAATAAACAAAGGATTTGAATTACCGTTTGAGTTAACACCACGAATACGAATGTTTGTTCCTGCACCCGGAGAACCTGAATTTGATAATACAGATACACCAGCTGTACGTCCTTGAATAGCCTGATCGGCTCTTGATGCCGGAGTATTCTGAAGCTCTTCGCCCTTCACACTGGAAATAGATCCTGTATTCAGAGCTTTCTTTTGAACACCATAGCCAATAACTACAACTTCGTCTACACTTAGTGCATCTTCAGTCATAACAACATTAATTGTTGTTTGATCACCAACTAAAATTTCTTGAGTTGTGTATCCAATGAAACTGAATACGATAACGTTTTCGGAATTTGCAGCAATAGAATAATTACCGTCTATATCGGAAACTGTTCCTATTGTTGTAGCCTTTAAGGAAATATTAACACCAGGTATTCCAAAACCGTAGGAGTCAGTTACTTTACCGGTAATTTCCTTGTCAGGACTTTGACCAAATGTGATGGCTACATTGCAAAGTACCATCAGTAGTATCATTGATGACCTCAAAAGCCATCTGCTGTTGTTTTGCTTCCCAGTTTTAAGGCAATGTGTAGAAGCATTAAAATTTTCAGATTTTTTCATAAAATTAAATTGATTCATTAGCGTATTATGGTTACTATTTATTTCCCAAATGGAGAGGACCAACACATCCTATATGGGGTTTGATACAAACAATTTTTAATCTTTGTTTTTTTTCATATGTGTTTGTTTTAGATTTTAAAGTTTATGTATGATTATTGAAAATCAGATATATATCGTTTTCGATATTCATAAAGAGTAAATAAAATTATTGTCTTTTGCGAACAGTTGTTTTATTATTGTTTATCAGTCAATTAGAGTTCTTCTAATTCCTATTTTTTTTATAAATTTGCGCCGATTCATTGGCGTATTAGTAAAATGAATTCTTTGTCGGAAGGAGAGGACCAACTAATCTTTCCGGCATTTTTTTATTCTTCATTAGTACCTTTTTCATAAGCATCGATTCCTGAGGTTAAATAAACAAGAGGGGCATTCCAGTTAATGGCAATTTCATTTGTTGAATAACTACATTGCTCATCAGCATAGGATTTAGCAGGATATGAGGATCTAATCACATCAGAACCACAATCGTTGGGAACAACTAAATTTGGACCACCAACCAAAAAACCAGGTACAGGTTCCTGAACAGAATCGGCAGCAGATGGTCTATGATGAATATTCATTGGATTCAAAGAACCAAACCCTGTCACAAAGCAATAAGCAGTTGCATTTCGGCCAAGCAAATAGTCTAAACTCTCTCTTGCTGAGTTCAGGTATTTGGAATTCTTTGTTATTTGGTATGCAAGTAATTTCATCATTCCTTGATTGGCAAATTCTGAATTACTTCCCCATTCGTATTTCTCAATAGCGATTCTATATGGTGAATTGTTTTCAATCTCAATTAGTTGATCGATGTTCTTTAAAAAAACATTTTGCAATTCGGAGTATTCACCTTTCATATCAGAAGTTAGTAATGAAATTACGCCTAAGGTATTTACATCCCGCCATCCTGGAGTTGTAATATTAATATCATCGTTTTTGTGATGTTGATTATACTCATTGTTGGATGTTGCCAGATATAATTCGGCAGATGCCCAATACCACTCATCACTTAAATTAATATCGTCGTAGGCTCCTGTATTAATATCTGATGCTTGTTCATATAATAGATTGGGGTTTTTAATCGCCCAATTCCATGCTTTTTCTGATTGAATTAAACAAGAATCAGCCAAACCAGGTAAGCTTGAATTAAAATTGGAGAATAGACGGGAAGCATAAGCCATTGTTGCAGCAAAATCGAGAGTTGCTGCCGTACTTTTTTGGACCAAATATCTCTTGTTTATGGCATCGTTTGGCATTACAAAACCTTCGAAGTTTTTGGTGGTTAGTTTGTGATAAACTCCACCATCAAAAGAATCCTGCATTGTCATCATCCATCTCAGATTGTACAATGCTTCGTCCAAAATATCAGGAATTTCGTTATTTGATTCCGGAATGTTCAAGTTTACTTCATTGAAGTATTCCAGAAAGGAATTGTAAGCAAATAGTAAAGTGTAGGTTGATATGCTGCTGTTAACGATGTA is a genomic window containing:
- a CDS encoding glycoside hydrolase family 9 protein, producing MKIKNYKMYAYLLSVLFTASACTQKLDEPVPANEQLILTNQVGYENNAPKKAMLRTSADLFQIKNSNGKTILEKATGSKQYCSFSGDTVQSIDFSELTDKGEYYIVVNDSIISNKIIITERPYAELSKASLKSFYMNRSGMKIDSLFGRIWARPEGHPDTIVYYHSSAADKNHPENSIVSSPKGWYDAGDYNKYIVNSSISTYTLLFAYNSFLEYFNEVNLNIPESNNEIPDILDEALYNLRWMMTMQDSFDGGVYHKLTTKNFEGFVMPNDAINKRYLVQKSTAATLDFAATMAYASRLFSNFNSSLPGLADSCLIQSEKAWNWAIKNPNLLYEQASDINTGAYDDINLSDEWYWASAELYLATSNNEYNQHHKNDDINITTPGWRDVNTLGVISLLTSDMKGEYSELQNVFLKNIDQLIEIENNSPYRIAIEKYEWGSNSEFANQGMMKLLAYQITKNSKYLNSARESLDYLLGRNATAYCFVTGFGSLNPMNIHHRPSAADSVQEPVPGFLVGGPNLVVPNDCGSDVIRSSYPAKSYADEQCSYSTNEIAINWNAPLVYLTSGIDAYEKGTNEE
- a CDS encoding TonB-dependent receptor; amino-acid sequence: MKKSENFNASTHCLKTGKQNNSRWLLRSSMILLMVLCNVAITFGQSPDKEITGKVTDSYGFGIPGVNISLKATTIGTVSDIDGNYSIAANSENVIVFSFIGYTTQEILVGDQTTINVVMTEDALSVDEVVVIGYGVQKKALNTGSISSVKGEELQNTPASRADQAIQGRTAGVSVLSNSGSPGAGTNIRIRGVNSNGNSNPLFIVDGMKTGDINNIDPGDIESFDVLKDAASAAIYGTEGANGVIIITTKSGKIGEAKISYDFQYGLQSSRSDLELMNASEYQQWMQESGAGAVTLNGTDTDWLDEVFEVAPMQKHHLSYTGGTEKSTYMMSGSYFSQNGIVGDDKAKYERITARVNAKSNLKEWLEVGNNFSFSHSKQKYIGEDDEYRSVVNNALLIDPLTPITYDGTPANVQALLDGGNTILKNNKGRYYGLAQYVTGETANPLAMLQTYHNTITQDKVLGMAYATVKPIKGLSFTTRVGIDLTYQTQHSWAPTYYFSSESQNSATSVDDEINKWYTWLWENFATYNKKVGDHDFTLLAGYSAEENQEPNYTMHSGPLIAEGDQYAYQEHTTSNEFDRTGGGYVNHTMTSYFGRLSYNYLNRYMMELSLRRDAADAFPTTDKSAVFSAASVGWIVSEEDFFDIKGIDYLKLRGSWGQNGSRSNLPGNEDREFWVFSGIQYPGTDDVYQPGAEIDKLTNPNLKWETTEQLDLGLDLRSLNGKLSFTMDYYNKKTKDLIFVKQGPLSVGNEFPFANAGTVTNKGFDFELGYRNNDNEFKYSVNLNLSTQDNEVTKQAGSPIVGDNLRGHDLTWFEKGYPIWYFKGYKTNGIDKTTGAPIVVDVNKDGEISAADQTYIGDPHADFLYGATFNAQYKGFDFNLFIQGSEGNDVFMGWFRSDRPFSNKPKFMYDNRWTPTHTNASRPAADNTSDYVYRSDLMVSDGSYMRIKQIQLGYTLPKSTTQKAGIDRARVFVSLDDFFTFTDYEGLDPEAGSSEVTRQGVDRGIYPISGKVIFGLSVNF